The Carassius carassius chromosome 2, fCarCar2.1, whole genome shotgun sequence genome has a segment encoding these proteins:
- the LOC132111805 gene encoding histone H2B-like: MPLSRSYSSLSREVLISSSIMPEPAKSAPKKGSKKAVTKSVAKGGKKRRKSRKESYAIYVYKVLKQVHPDTGISSKAMGIMNSFVNDIFERIAGESSRLAHYNKRSTITSREIQTAVRLLLPGELAKHAVSEGTKAVTKYTSSK, translated from the coding sequence ATGCCTCTGTCCCGCTCTTACTCATCATTGTCTCGTGAGGTTTTGATCTCCAGCAGCATCATGCCTGAACCAGCAAAGTCCGCGCCGAAGAAAGGCTCCAAGAAGGCCGTCACTAAGAGCGTCGCGAAAGGAGGAAAGAAGCGCAGAAAGTCCAGGAAGGAGAGCTACGCCATCTACGTGTACAAAGTGCTGAAGCAGGTTCATCCTGACACCGGGATCTCTTCGAAGGCGATGGGCATCATGAACTCTTTCGTCAACGACATCTTCGAGCGCATCGCCGGTGAGTCGTCTCGTCTCGCTCACTACAACAAGCGCTCCACCATCACTTCCCGAGAGATCCAGACCGCCGTGCGTCTGCTGCTGCCCGGGGAGCTGGCCAAACACGCCGTGTCTGAGGGCACCAAGGCCGTCACCAAGTACACCAGCTCCAAGTAG
- the LOC132112142 gene encoding histone H4: MSGRGKGGKGLGKGGAKRHRKVLRDNIQGITKPAIRRLARRGGVKRISGLIYEETRGVLKVFLENVIRDAVTYTEHAKRKTVTAMDVVYALKRQGRTLYGFGG; the protein is encoded by the coding sequence ATGTCTGGAAGAGGCAAAGGCGGTAAAGGGCTCGGAAAAGGAGGCGCTAAGCGTCACCGTAAAGTGCTGCGCGATAATATCCAGGGAATCACCAAACCcgccattcgtcgtctagctcgccGCGGCGGAGTCAAGCGCATCTCCGGTCTGATCTACGAGGAGACCCGCGGTGTGCTGAAGGTGTTCCTGGAGAACGTGATCCGCGACGCCGTCACCTACACCGAGCACGCCAAGAGAAAGACCGTCACCGCCATGGACGTTGTGTACGCGCTCAAACGTCAGGGACGCACCTTGTACGGCTTCGGAGGATAA